A single window of Nicotiana sylvestris chromosome 5, ASM39365v2, whole genome shotgun sequence DNA harbors:
- the LOC104214483 gene encoding uncharacterized protein, with protein sequence MDNQKKPTKFTLWEDFIDLYGNKLLKQLNEYPVILARKIGKSLSGGSSNKFNGLSSKFSTTIQFNPPYPQATELKSWAKTIEPMLTAYTAKIHLHQALLWWFPLRMKS encoded by the exons ATGGATAATCA GAAAAAACCAACAAAATTTACACTGTGGGAAGATTTTATTGATCTTTATGGGAATAAACTTTTGAAACAACTTAATGAATACCCAGTTATTCTTGCTAGAAAAATTGGCAAATCATTATCAG GAGGATCGTCGAACAAATTCAATGGACTTTCAAGCAAATTTAGTACAACAATCCAATTCAATCCTCCATATCCACAAGCTACTGAGTTGAAGTCATG GGCCAAAACAATTGAACCAATGCTTACTGCATACACGGCGAAGATACATCTTCATCAGGCTCTGTTATGGTGGTTCCCTTTGAGGATGAAATCATAG